The nucleotide sequence CCGCGGCTCGGGATCCAACGCACCGCGGCTCGTAAATCCCTCATTCTTTCCAAGGTCAACTCCCATCTTACCTGACATGTAGACGAAGCAATGTGATCAAATCGTTAGATCCACGAGATCTGAAATAGCTGATTCCCAAGATCGACTTAGCTGGAGGCCTTCAGATCCGACTCGATCTTCACCAAATCTCACATCTTTGCCACTTCTCAGGGCTTCATTGGATCTCATCATCCTCGCAATTTATCCACGTGCCATTTTTCGATCGACCACATCGGGGGTAATCATAGGCTTAAATGCAAGATGTATAATAGCACGCAATTATGCTGCGTGCATGATATTGCTCCATTATTGTGGCTTCAAACGGAGTAAGACAGATCCAAGCGATCCAGCCAACACAGACTGTCCCCCTCTGATGGAGACGCCTAACGCCTCTCTTGTCTGTAGAAATAACTGTCGCATTATAATTATTATCATTATCAAGTGAAATAATTGTGCACGCATTTCATGACGCTCCTGTCGCTACTCTTCTCATCATATCAGCAAATAATTCGCCGGAAAGAACAAACTGTATGACGGTGCGTAAAacatgtgcatagcatgcacaccATGTGATATGCGAGCGTTTTTAGCGCAAGTCTCTTAGAACGCAAGAGGTCATCAAGCTGGTCACTCTCTTTTGCATTCACACGCCAAACCTGGTTTGAAGTTGGCATCATGGCACAACAATGCCATAGATCGACCAAACTATGTTCGACTTTCCATCCTTTGGTTGGTAGCCGAAACTGACAATGACAATAATatgtatagatagatagatatacgtTACATGGGCCTGCATATATCCAATGGACCGAGATGAATCAGTTTCCTAGATTAATAATCCTGATGAACACTGTAAAGGCCGGCacgctttttctttttatttttcttcttattttaagCCTTTTTTTTAGTATAAGGATCAAAGGCCGGCACTCCATTTTCTTTATTGTCGAGCGAAAAATATAATGAGCAAAGGCCGGCACTCTGACCCGGTCTCAAGATTATAATACGCGTATCCGCTGCCCATCGATTAGGACCAGATGGAAGACGAGTATCTGGACTCTGTAATTGGCTTCGGTGTCGGGTTCGACTGTTGAAGCTGTGCAGCGGAAGGCTAACTCCATGCAGAGCAGTAGTAGcctcgaggaggaagaagaagagcaagTGGCTTCTCGCATTGCTCCATCTTATTTTCCTGTTCCGTTTCAGTTCGAGAAAGGGTTTAGGTGGTGAGGAAACATCACTCTCGGTCGATGGAGCTTAATGTCATGCAACAATATTTTGTAGAGAAAGGGCTTCTAGAGgaatgcttccttcttcttgcgtaacTTCGTGTTGACTCGGCAGTGTTTTGACACAGAGGGAGGTGTAAAGTCTCTACATATATAGATTTCAGATGAAGACTTTATATGAGTAAGGTTTGGTTGGCTTTGAGGTTTGGTTCTCCTTTCCTTCGCCCTGCCGTTCCGTTCATGCAACCCTAGCGGGCGATGGAAGCGACCAAGCTTGAAGAGAACGGGGATCGGGCTACCGGCGCACGCTCTTTTGATTGTAGCTTCTGTAAGAGAGGGTTCTCTAACGCCCAAGCTTTAGGAGGCCACATGAACATGCACAGGAAGGACAAGGCCAAGCTCAAGCATCCCTCTCGCTGCGGTAATCCATTCCCTTCCAGGAACGCCGTGCCCTCGTCTCTTCCGATCGTCGGTGGCTACACGTCCCCTGCGAGCCATGAAAGCGCGTGCATCTCCACATGGCGATGGAGCTTCCCAGGTGCAGAAGACGACGGCTACAGATTCGGTAGTCTCGTGGATTCCGCTCGCCGGTCGACTTTGTCATCTCGAGCAAATGGTCAAGGATCGAGAAGTGGCAAGGTGGTGGAGATGCATCAGACGAGGCACGGCGTGGTCGAAGCAGACATAGATCTGGAGCTCCGGCTGGGTCGATCGGTGACCTACTTAAGTTCTGAGGACAAGACTCAGCAGGGTGCTTCTTTCACGGAGAGGATTCTCTGAACAGTTTTCTTTTGCATTTTGATAGCTCATAATCATTAGTATTTCATGTTGTTTCTTCGTGATCGACTGGAAGCTGAAGTATATCCAAAAGATAAATGAATCGGTTGATACATGAGAAGTTTCATGAACAGAGTTGGGGTCTATTGGTTGACGATTAAGAGTGCGAACTTCCGATGCAGAGAGTTGCAATCTATTTGATCATAGTTTCTCTTTGCATCTTATTCTTATAAGAAATTTAGATGTTATGTGATGCAATTAATCTATCGACAAAAGAAGCTTTAAGCAGTTTTATGAAGTAACAAATACAAGTAAGATTATCGACAATGTTCATTGCAAGTTGTTAGTGGATGTCAGCACGGTTTGGTCCAGTCCCGGATGTATAAGGTTGCTCGAGTGGATGCTCAGGTGGTGAGGGCGAGCGTCGAGTCGGgttcgagcttcgtccctcgagcACAGTCTTCTCTCTTGGCGAGTGGCCTACTTCTCCATCGTTAGACTCTTGCACATAGATTGAGGTCGGGAGGGGGATTTtccgactcgacccctccgaagcttaagttagtttTTGGTAAAATGAGATAGAGTTAAGTGTTTGAAGTCACCTCCTTCCTGAttaaggagggttagcttttatacctgcgaGGATGAATTGGTCATACGGGATCAATTAACTACGGTCGGCTCCTCGGACGACTGACTTTAACTTCTGTATGAGCGTTGACCGACCAGCACGGATCGACGCCGCGCGGCACCACCCAGAGCTTTCCGGGATGGATGTACCGTAATGATGTCGTTCGTACGGAGGGCGCGACATGCGATTGCCCGCCACGTATGTATTACGCACCACATCTACTTGAGGTTCCACGCCTGCATCGTCATATCTGTTTATTCGGATCCACATGTACAATACCAAAATATGTCCTATCACAAGTATTCTGAAATCTTAAATTCTATATATAGAAAGACAGAAGCAATAAGCAGTGATGAGTTTCGTTATTGTTTATGTTTCATGAGAAAAGACTGAATCTTTACCGAAAGAAATATCATGAAAAGAAatgttcttttgtttcttatctgTACAAACTCACTCATCAAAGCAGTCTGTCAATGCCAGTCATTACAGCAGTTCATCATCCCTTTTCTTGACTTGATTCCAAAACGAATAACCTATTCATCAGATGTGGTTACTTTCTGGTAGATTCTAAGCAAAATGCAAAACTCATCAACTGTTCTTGGTCTCTTGACAAGGTTTGATTGAAGAACTCAAGCTCAGCTGCCCTCAGTCGTGTGTTCGAACTGCATGACATCCAGCAATTTTTGCTGCAGAAAAAACCTAAGTTCACACTTTTTCGACCTCACATCACTGCCAAACATGTTTGCTAACTGTTCTCTCTTCCTTTAATGGAGAAACTGAAACATGCCAGTATTGCAGACAGATGCATCCATCCCCCACTGTTCTTGGGAGACAGACATGGGTCATTTCTAGGGAAACTTCCTCTTGTAATACCAAAAGCGTTTTGTTCGACAGAGTGATCTGAACAAGACTTCTGACTTATGTGTGCGACAAGGCTTCCTCTTTTCCATTGCTACCGAATGAAATGGGATGCAGGATATTGACCTTggctcaccttcttcttcttcttcgcttcgCTTAAGAACAGATTGTAGCGATCCAACGATCTGTGGACGAGTCGGTGGAATCTTGAGAAGAGAAAGCTTGGGTTCGGTTCCTATCAAATACTATTATCGGCATTGTGAGGATGTGATGTTGACTCGAGTGTTTGGAATGGGGAGGATTCATGGCGACATGGTGTGGCCTAACAAGGTCGCACTGTGTAGTCAAGCCATATTTGGATGATTGACTTTCGCCAGAGGTCTTTTGTTTCCTTCTTTGGTGTGGTTCGATGTTCGTGGGTGGGCGTTGTCGGTCGCCTTGACTTTGACTTTGTCACGGACTTATCTCCATGGAAAGTGAGGCCAAGTAGTAAACCTCGTTTTCCTGTGATCACGGCCGTTGTTTTATGTTCTGTGATGATCCAACGGTTGATAAGTTTCCGGATCCAGAGAACGCCGCCACTACAAAAGCGCCTCGACGGAGCCGTGGAGATCGGCACTCGATCTCTCATTCGTTCTTCCGATGTCTAAACGTTCGATACTTTTCaccctcctcttctctctctcgctctctgccGCCGCCCAGCAAGACGAGTTCACCTACATAGGCTTCTCCGGCGGCGCAAATGGCGGTGGAAGCAACATCAGCTTgaatggggttgcggaggtcgacAACAGCGGGATCCTGCGGCTGACCAACGAGACGAGCCGGCTGATCGGCCACGCCTTCTACCCTGCGGCCCTCCGGTTCCGGAACGCCACCAGCGGCGccgccttctccttctccaccgccttcGCGTTTGCCATCGTTCCCGAGTACCCCAAGCTCGGCGGCCACGGTCTCGCCTTCACCATTGCGCCCACCAAGGAGCTGCCGGGGGCCCTGCCCAGCCAGTACCTCGGCCTCGTGAACGCCTCCGACGTCGGCAACCCCACAAACCACGTCTTCGCCGTGGAGTTCGACACCGTCCAGGACTTCGAGTTCGGCGACATCAACGACAACCACGTCGGGGTCGACATATACGGCTTGGTCTCCAACTCGTCCGCCTCCGCCGCCTACTATGGCGGCGACGGCGCCAAGAAGGACCTCAATCTCAAGGGCGGGTTCACGATCCAGGCTTGGATCGACTACGACGGAGGCGAGAAGGTTCTCAACGTCACCATTTCGCCTTTCTCCTCGAAGCCGAGTACGCCGTTGCTGTTGTTTCGGGTGGATTTGTCCCCAGTCCTCCTGGACGACATGTTCGTGGGCTTCTCCGCGTCCACTGGACTGCTCGCGAGCTCCCATTACCTCTTTGGCTGGAGCTTTAAGATGAAATGCGTCTCTCGGTCCCTGGATCTCTCCTCCCTGCCGTCGCTTCCTCTGCCGAAGAAGAAAAATATCACCTTGGCGATCGCCGCCTCTATCACGGCCTTTGTTCTGCTCATCACCgcaatcgccgccgccgccgccttcatCTTCTATAAGATCAAGAATGCCGACGTGATCGAGCAGTGGGAGTTCAGCTGCGGCCCCCATCGCTTCTCCTACGAGGAGCTGAAGCGCGCCACCCACGGGTTTCGAGACAGAGAGCTGCTGGGCTTGGGCGGGTTCGGCAAGGTATACAGGGGAACCCTTCCGGGCTCTCGGGCGGAGGTGGCGGTGAAGCGGGTCTCCCACGAGTCGAGGCAGGGGATCCGCGAATTTGTGGCGGAGATCGCTAGCATTGG is from Musa acuminata AAA Group cultivar baxijiao chromosome BXJ3-8, Cavendish_Baxijiao_AAA, whole genome shotgun sequence and encodes:
- the LOC135644568 gene encoding L-type lectin-domain containing receptor kinase S.4-like is translated as MSKRSILFTLLFSLSLSAAAQQDEFTYIGFSGGANGGGSNISLNGVAEVDNSGILRLTNETSRLIGHAFYPAALRFRNATSGAAFSFSTAFAFAIVPEYPKLGGHGLAFTIAPTKELPGALPSQYLGLVNASDVGNPTNHVFAVEFDTVQDFEFGDINDNHVGVDIYGLVSNSSASAAYYGGDGAKKDLNLKGGFTIQAWIDYDGGEKVLNVTISPFSSKPSTPLLLFRVDLSPVLLDDMFVGFSASTGLLASSHYLFGWSFKMKCVSRSLDLSSLPSLPLPKKKNITLAIAASITAFVLLITAIAAAAAFIFYKIKNADVIEQWEFSCGPHRFSYEELKRATHGFRDRELLGLGGFGKVYRGTLPGSRAEVAVKRVSHESRQGIREFVAEIASIGRLRHRNLVQLQGWCRRRGDLLLVYDYMPNGSLDKLLFCDDPCGQPPPLISWPQRFRILRGVASALLYLHEGWEQVVIHRDVKASNVLLDAEFNGRLGDFGMAKLHDHGANPSTTRLVGTVGYLAPELTRTGRASTSSDVFAFGALVLEVVCGRRPIEPKASPEELVLLDWVRERWSAGRWADVVDPRLDGEYEREEAAVAIKLGLWCSHPSAAARPGMREVVRYLDGGDVAELPPFPRPPESNGGLDGLAPFYPSSAEKVSTGSTSLGEEAVGSAHSSLSLHSHDPMPEQGLDHCRPP
- the LOC135645669 gene encoding transcriptional regulator SUPERMAN-like codes for the protein MEATKLEENGDRATGARSFDCSFCKRGFSNAQALGGHMNMHRKDKAKLKHPSRCGNPFPSRNAVPSSLPIVGGYTSPASHESACISTWRWSFPGAEDDGYRFGSLVDSARRSTLSSRANGQGSRSGKVVEMHQTRHGVVEADIDLELRLGRSVTYLSSEDKTQQGASFTERIL